AAATCAAAAGATGACAAATTTAATATTAGTGTATCACGTGCTATAAATATCATGCAATAATAATTCATATGCTAGTCGATTTTAGTCAATATAAGTGGATGGACTATTTTATTGGTTGCAATAATATTACATATATAGACCATAGAtgaatatacattgaaaatgaatcttctttatttaaaattttatgaaatgAAATCTTGTCAAATGTGGATTTTTACTATTAACTAATAATGTAAACTAAGTCATCTGAATTTCTACACTTTAAACGAACAAGAGTATTAATATATCATTATAATAAGAATAGTGTCAGGGAGtgaacaaattttataatttgtaataattaattagctattaataatatttttaataatataaaattatatttaatgatgtgatattattcacttttattttattggttaaatattgaccaaattttaataaaaatactgactttttaaattttttttaataataatatgatattaaattaattacataCCTCTTGATCCCAATCAGTGCGAAATGTGATCCACAATAAAATAAGCGTCTGCATCAATGTCCCCCCAATCATACCAGACCATATTCCCTATATATCATCAATGACAATTTTtatacaattttattttcttaattcgtAAATCTTATACCATTATTATAGCTATAATAGATTTTCTTTAGACTAAACAATAATTTTGATTCTCAAAAAATCAAGTTTTTATAAAacaatctttgaaaaaaaaatgatattttgtcttttcaaaagtGATCTTAGTttgataaagtataattttttttttataaatgagaAATGATTCATATATTTAAATCCACTCTTTTGTTGGTATATTTAAAGAACTATTTAAaaactatatataaaaaattaatctctaaatcaattttatatttttgttgttatatttAAAAGATTATTCACAAGAcacatataaaagaaaatattaatatcTAAATCATTTTAACATTCTCTTAATCATTTgccattcataaaaaaaaattgtttaaaaaatttcaCTGAGCGTAAAATCTCAATATTTAAAagaaatacaaattttaattttctaagtAGACTTAccaaaaattgcattaaaatataatttatttaaaaaaaattagtatgtcTCCTTATATTTAGTGTAATTTATTAAATTGATATAATCTTTAGTATGTGTTTTCTTCCTAGAGGCTTAGAAATGTGATACCTTAACACCAAAGTCGAACTTGAAGCCCAGGAGACAACCCAATGGGATCCCCACCCCGTAATAGCATCCCACATTTATATATGCCACAACTGCCTGCCACCCACACCCAACCGCCACTCCTATCACGTGAATCAAACACGCACGCAATAAACATGATTTCTCTCTTATTTGTTATATGAAaagtaattagttagttagttagttatacCGGAAAGAACGGGTTGAACGCCATTGAGAACGAGAGTGATTGCCAAGAAGGGACAGAGGTCCGAGACTGCGTTGGCCACTGCTTCCCCCTCCGTGAATGCGTAGCTTACTACATTACGAAGTGCTAGCACCACTACTGCTTCAACCACCGCTATCACAAACGATATTATGTTCACTACTACTACTGAGAATGCTGCTGCTCGACCATTCCCTGCCCCCAACTCGTTGCTTACTCGAACACTGCAccatttcaatttattatttcttaGAATACTCACAAGGAATACTCACATGATGACATCTTCATATGAAGATAACATTATGAATTCTTCGATGGTTAATCAAATATATTTAGTCAGACATATCAATTTATTTAAGGTGCACAATGCTATCTTTATGTGAAAATGAATCGTGTGAGTATCCACCTTTATTTATTTGTACGTATGCTATATATATGCACTATTCACCTTGCAGCCGCATTAAATCCAATTCCACCCTGCAGCATCAGCCCTGTTATTGCCATGCTGCATGCACCACTCACTAAGCAGTCGTTTAGGTAAAAGTTTATATgtgtagttattttaaaaaaaaaattaataactataattctccgataatttgataaaataactaaattatcattttataatttttaactattaatttcataCCGAGATAGATGCACGTGAATTTTAAAgtcttttttaaaaagtaaacaTAGATCATAGCTAGAGAGTAAACATAGATCATAGCAGGACTCACCAGACTGAGATTGCATCAAGAGCAAGCTGAGGGTTCTCAAGAAGGCCAGTGATGATCACCAAAACCTGAAAGTACCATGTCTCCAAGCACAGCATCACCGCTGACGCCGCCGACAGCTTCAAAAACTCCCACAACCCATTAAACGCCTCAACGCTAAAACCAGTCCAAGTGTGCCTACACTCGGGTGCACACACAATGTACACAAACTGCGCCACCACTATGATCCACCACGACAGGCTCAGAACCAAAGAAGCCCCAATTAGCCCAAACCCTAGCTTGTAGATCACCACCCAACTCAGCAACATGTGAAGAACCAGCGTTACCGCTGATATGTATGTGCTTGGTGAGACTATGCTTTGAGCTTGTAGGAACTTCTGAATGGGGAAGTTGATGGCGTAGGCGTAGATCTGAGGGATTAAGCCGTAGACGAATACTGCTGCGGCGGATGCCAGTAATGGTGGCTCTCCTATGAAGAGCAAGATTTGTTTGCAGAAGATGTAGACCAGTGTTAAGGGGATTCCGGTTAGGGTTAATACAATGGTGGCTCTTTGCATGTATATACCTAACATTTCGTATTTGTTGGCACCGTAGGCTTGTCCACATAAGGTTTCTACGGCACTTCCCATACCCAACTGCATGAATAACCACGGTACAGTTCTGTTAGTGGggtaaagaaaaaagagaaatactATTTCATGGCattctaacctttttcaaaaaaaaaaaaaaaagtagtgttACGTTACCAACTTTTTATCTGCCAACTTGAGTTGGGTTGGACATGAAGTCCATCTACTAAATAAAACCACATCTAAGTTAATCATGATTTAATCCTAATTTATCACGTGTTGGTAATAGTTGGCAGACTTTCTCTTGGTAAcgtatacttttttaaaaaaaatctaggtaactgtattattatctttttttattttgtcagtaatttattttagtaaaaatttacttataatcttttataaagttaataatttttaattattaattttatacaaaaataactatatataaatttttatttttattttttattttttgtgttcacGGAAAGAGGTAGAGCATATTACAGTCAGTTGGTTTCCTTGTTCTCCTGATATATGGGCTATGTGTTACTTTTAATTGGAAAGACCAgagtaaattatattttaagagtGATTTGAAATGCACATTATTAATTCATTCTGTCTAAGAAAAAATGTAACAAATTAATATCTCATAGGGGAAATAATTATTAGTACAGTAGGGAATAAATAATGGCAGAGGCTAGCTTGGTATTTAATTGGACAGaacaaattaaatttatgttCATAATAGTCTAGCCATAAATATTAAATGGCAGCATCTTGGACTACATATACTAGACTTACTAGTGTTGTATAGTAAAAATACGATTTCTCATATGCCTCATGCATGGCTGCATTTGAGAAGCGGATAAaacaaaacactaaaaataaaaatataaaattttatatttttgtattttatttgataataaattaaaataaattataaaaatttaatttatttttatttttttatttaaaaaattaaaataaaaatataataataaaaatataattataaaaaattaataaaaataataaaataaaaaataaaatatatattttttattaaaattaatataaaatatattaatttagtattttttaacatATTAGTTTTGTAACATATTAGTTTTGTCAGTTTTGTGTCTATAAACACACGCAGGTTAAGTTCCTTAATAATTGATGAGTACTAGTAGTAGTAGTGTAGTACAATGTATTTAAAGCTGCCTTAAATAATTAGTTGGTTAGAGCTACTTTTGGAAAGAGCCAATTTCGTGGGGACGACATCTATGTATGAATGAGGAATGAGGAATCAGGAATTAATGACATATGTACCACTTTTATAAATAAATCATATGTTACTtaaaaactattattattatttataaactaaaaattaattaccaATCAATTATtacgaaaaaaatatatatttaatatcaacTATTATGCTACTGTAAATAAATTTACTTATTcgcttaaataaatttaattattttatataacaaatttaattattctaataaattagttatttagttaaaaaaatatgtatattaatatataatatataaaatataaatatataatagttaatttgagaataatttttagtatatattattttttattaaaataattaataaaaaatgaaaaaataatataattaaaaaagtctctctatatatataactcaaaaatcagtaaaaattattgttttttgttagtatttttaattatcgatctaatttttttagtctattaATTCAATAGCATACTTCtagtctatatttttaaatattaataattaattattctctaaaaacaataaattttgctGACTCTttaatattcttttaaatatatataaaaaaaaatgatgattaaGTATATAATGAACTGCATATCGAAGAATTACAAGAAGGATCATTTTCCCATCAGAACCCTCGATTGTGGATACGGCCTCCCCTCAATAATTTAGACGATATGATGAAACATTCTCTTTCTTTAGAAAAGAAATGTAATTTAGATATAAAATCATCAAGTGTTTATACTGAACACTTTAATCTTTTCAGGTATATAACACTTGATGTAAGATCTAAAATTCTACaaactttaatttattgtttAGATTTCGTTCTGGCATGAAGTGAATGTATAATATAGTTTATTTGTGAAAAGTTAAATTTTGTTTGTACATAGAATGATAATTAATTAGTGGGAAGCATAAATATAGCATAGAATTAAAGATGTATGTATGTGGTAGGGTATACCATAAGGCCATAAGCGAAGAGTTGAACTCCACTGTTGCCAAGGTTTGCTGCTGCGAGCTCGAGATTGCCAAGGTGGCCAGCAAAGGCACGAGTGGCGTTGGACATCAGGTTGTTGATGAAGTACACCAGTATGGCGGGTCCCGCCAGTGGGAACAGTAGCTTCAGCTCCATCCACGTGGCAGATGGAAGCCTCTTCCACAAGGGTAGCTCTGCGTTTGACAGCACCTCTTCAAGGCGACGAGACTCCACGGTGTGTGCCGCCTCTGCAGGGTGGCTGCCCCGGTTTAAGAGATGTTCATTCAGTTGGTTGTTATTTTGGGACTCCGCCATCTATCTCTGCTCTACTGTGCTCTCTGGAGAGTAGAGATCACAAACACAAGGGGAATATAAATGAGATCACACATGCTGCTCGTGCGATGCAtcattcatatgtatatatataattttattaatttttttaaaaagaataagaatatacaattttcataacaaaaattattatctttatcttttaaaaaaataaaaatatgttttatatatttttgtttattatctCCTATAGAACATTAGTAACGACTAATTCttttgaatattaaaaaaaattttggtgtaatatttagttattagattttatagcattttttttaatttatgaggACGAATTATTCTCGATAACTTTAAAAAATATCACAAAATCCAATAATTAATTGTTACACTAAAATTTTATCtatatctaaaaaattaaatgcaCTAGTACGAGTAGGGGATGGTAAAAAATCTCATAGGTCAGGGACATGCCTCTCTTCCCGTCCTGCCACTAGGGATGGCAAGCGGGGAagtccgccccgccccgccaaaagcCCGCCCTTTGGTGGGCTGGCCCGCCCCGCCTAACTGCTGGctggcgggctggcgggctaagcccgccaaagctcctcttttttttt
The sequence above is drawn from the Arachis hypogaea cultivar Tifrunner chromosome 4, arahy.Tifrunner.gnm2.J5K5, whole genome shotgun sequence genome and encodes:
- the LOC112795906 gene encoding protein DETOXIFICATION 40 isoform X2; its protein translation is MAESQNNNQLNEHLLNRGSHPAEAAHTVESRRLEEVLSNAELPLWKRLPSATWMELKLLFPLAGPAILVYFINNLMSNATRAFAGHLGNLELAAANLGNSGVQLFAYGLMLGMGSAVETLCGQAYGANKYEMLGIYMQRATIVLTLTGIPLTLVYIFCKQILLFIGEPPLLASAAAVFVYGLIPQIYAYAINFPIQKFLQAQSIVSPSTYISAVTLVLHMLLSWVVIYKLGFGLIGASLVLSLSWWIIVVAQFVYIVCAPECRHTWTGFSVEAFNGLWEFLKLSAASAVMLCLETWYFQVLVIITGLLENPQLALDAISVCVRVSNELGAGNGRAAAFSVVVVNIISFVIAVVEAVVVLALRNVVSYAFTEGEAVANAVSDLCPFLAITLVLNGVQPVLSGVAVGCGWQAVVAYINVGCYYGVGIPLGCLLGFKFDFGVKGIWSGMIGGTLMQTLILLWITFRTDWDQEVNTAKKRLNKWEQKKKTKNQS
- the LOC112795906 gene encoding protein DETOXIFICATION 40 isoform X1, whose product is MAESQNNNQLNEHLLNRGSHPAEAAHTVESRRLEEVLSNAELPLWKRLPSATWMELKLLFPLAGPAILVYFINNLMSNATRAFAGHLGNLELAAANLGNSGVQLFAYGLMLGMGSAVETLCGQAYGANKYEMLGIYMQRATIVLTLTGIPLTLVYIFCKQILLFIGEPPLLASAAAVFVYGLIPQIYAYAINFPIQKFLQAQSIVSPSTYISAVTLVLHMLLSWVVIYKLGFGLIGASLVLSLSWWIIVVAQFVYIVCAPECRHTWTGFSVEAFNGLWEFLKLSAASAVMLCLETWYFQVLVIITGLLENPQLALDAISVCMAITGLMLQGGIGFNAAASVRVSNELGAGNGRAAAFSVVVVNIISFVIAVVEAVVVLALRNVVSYAFTEGEAVANAVSDLCPFLAITLVLNGVQPVLSGVAVGCGWQAVVAYINVGCYYGVGIPLGCLLGFKFDFGVKGIWSGMIGGTLMQTLILLWITFRTDWDQEVNTAKKRLNKWEQKKKTKNQS